Genomic window (Methanosphaera sp.):
AATGGGGTTGTGGATAGAAATGGGAAATATCATACTTAAAAACTGTAAAATGATAGATAATGAAGTTGTAAATATCATAGTAGATGATGGAAAAATAAGTTCAATTAAAAAAACATTAAAAACATCAGATACAACAACAGATAACATAATAGATATAAAAGAAAACATCATAATACCAGGACTTATAGATACACATGTACACCTAAGAGATCCAGGACTAACACATAAAGAAACATGGACTACAGGATCACAAGCAGCAGCAAATGGTGGATATACAACAATTGTAGATATGCCAAATACAATACCAAAAACAGATACATATAAGGCATTTAAAGATAAACAAGAAAATGCATTAAAACATTCATATACAGACTTTGCACTAAATGCTGGTGTAAAAACAAAAAAAGATGTAGATGAAATACTAACACTAAAACCTGCAGCATATAAAATATTTATGGACTTACATGACAACAGTCAGCTTGATGAAATGTTTAGCTACATTCAAGATACAAATAAGCCACTACTACTTCACTGTGAAGATAAAACACTAGTTGACTATAACATAAAAACACTAAGTGCAGATGCTAAAAATGATATGAAACTTACAACATACTCCTATGCAAGAAGTGCAATGGCAGAATTCATAGCAGTAAATCGTGCAATAGAACTTGCAAAGAAATATAACATACAACTTCACATCTGTCATCTAAGTTGTCGTGACACATTTGAACTAGTAAATGAGGCAAAAAGTAAGATTAACATAACAGTTGAAGCAACACCACATCATCTATTTTTAGATAATGAAACATACAACACATATGGAATGCGTGCAAAAACAAATCCTCCACTTCGTGATAAAAATCATAACATAACACTAACTAATTTACCTGATATAGATTCAATAGGAACAGATCATGCACCACACACACTAGAGGAAAAAGATAAAAATACATGGACTACAGCATCAGGAATACCAGGACTTGAAGTAACACTTAAACTTCTACTAACAGAGGTAAATAATGGAAATATCACACTAAAAGATGTAGTTGAAAAGACAAGTACAAATCCTGCAAAGATATTTAACATGAAAAATAAGGGAGAAATAAAAACAGGATATGATGCAGACTTCACTATAGTAGATATGAAAAAATCTGGAAAAATAGATGTAGATGAATTTAAAACAATGGGAAAATACACACCATTTGAAAATAGAGAATATACTGGATCAAATATTATGACAATAAATCGTGGAAACATAATAGCAGATATGCAAGATGTCTATAAATATGATGCAAAATACATCTACTAAAACTAGAACTTAAATTCCCCACCCTACATAACACCCTTTTTACTATTTATCTTTTTTTTATTTAGTAGATTAAGTATTATTATAAAGTAGAAATTATTTTAGAAAGAATTTTATTAAAAATTAGAAAATTAAATATTGAAAAATTAGTTTTAAAATTTATTTAGAAAAAGAATTATTTTTATTTTTAAAAAAATGTTTTAAAGAAAAAAGAGTATGAATAGATTTTATCTAATTCATAAATCATGTGATCTATAACTACGTAAAGTTTCTATATTAGATAAGCAGTGCAGACCGATTCCTTGTCTACCTGAGGTAATACAGGTCCGTATCTTGCCTACTTTTACTTATAAAAATCTTTTTTTGTATACTAAATGAATTAAACCTGTCAGATCATAAGTATGTCGTAAGATTTAATGCCATATTAATATATGAAACAACTAAGTTTCACGTAATAATATTTCATAGTCATTACTATTAAATGTAACCTAATATTACTCTTTGTTTTTCTAAAGCATTTTTGAATTTATAACTTATTACAGTAACTCAACTTATAAAGCTGGGTTGATTAAGTCACGTTCTCCACTAGGCATGAACTCTCTTACTGCACCTTTTGCGATACATTTTCTTGGGTGTGCCCAATCGAAGTCAAGCATCTCATCTGCGAATGCAACTTTTATAAGTGGGTTGAGTGCAAATGCGTCTCCTCTTGCTGCGTGAGGTGCTTGTGCAATACCTGCGTATTCAGGTTGGTGACCTACGTTCATTGCGTAGTTAGGGTAGTTAGGTCCTCTTAGTTCGTGAATAAGTCCTTCATCACTTCTAATTGAAAGTGTGTTGGATGATCCACATTGATCTTGTAAATCGTAACCGTAGAATCCTAATCTGCTGTGTCCTTCTTTGTGTAATAATTGACTTAAGTACCATCCGTTAAGACCTGCGTTTGAGTTACCGGTTGCGAATGCTACTGAACAACCTGCACCTGCTGCAAGTACAGCTGCTCTCTGTGATCCACCAAAGTGGTCTTCGAGTGCTGCAGGGATTTCGTATTGTTCAAGTCCGTATAAGGTTACTTCTGAAGCAATGTCTCTTACTACATCTGTGCTGGATTCGGTTTGTGCTAATCCGCCGTATTTTGTTTCTACGTAATCTTTACCGTAGTATATGAAGTCATCTAAGATTTCATCTGTGTATGCTGCTGTAGCATATTGTGTAAATCCTACTCCACCTGACATGTATGAACCTAACCATACTTGGTCGTAAAGTGGTGCTGCTCCACCGATTACTTCTAAGGTGATTTCTGCTGGATCTTCACTTACTCTGCTGGTTTGTACCATATCAGAGAATGCACCGAAGGTTACTCCTCCAGGTTCGTTTGGTCCTCTTGCTCTTCTTGCTGGCATAGCACTTGCCATTGAGATAACATCTGCGTGTTTTGCTGCGTATGAGAAATCAGCAATAGCTGCTTCTCCTGCACATAATTTGTATGCAGAAATGAAACTCATACCGATCTGCATAGCAGACCATCTTGAGGTTGTACCTCCGTCACAAGCACGTACTACAAGTGTAGGTACTCTACTTACTTGGTAGGTTTTTTTACCTATGTATTTTTTGAGCATTTCAGCTTGTTCTTCAGGGAACTGTTTGTTAATATCAATTACAAATCTTGAATCGATTTGGTCGATTAATTCATCGTCACCTGAGAAGATTTTTGCGTATGAATCTGCTACAAGTCCAGGGTCAACTTCTACCATGTGTTCTTGTACAACTGCTCCTCCAGGGAGTGCGTGGTTGATTGTTTCAAGGTATTCGTTGATTGTTTCAGGAGTTACTTCTACTCCTAATCTCTGTTCAAGTACACCGTGAGCTGTATCCATACCTACGATAATTGTTCTTTTAATATCGTCTGTTAATTGTTGGATAGCTGAGTTGTTACAGAAGTGAAGGTCGTCTCCTTCAACGTATGTGTCTGTTCCAGATACTTGGTAAGCCATTAATTTTCTCTGTCCGAGAGGTACTCCTATATCTGGGTTGTAGAATGGAAGTCCTCCACGTTTTTCGTTAATAGCTTTTTGAGCTTCTTCATTGAACTCTTTTTTTCTAGCGGATTGTTCCCATCCACCGTAACAATAAAATTTAGTGTTTTCTTCTGCAGGGTCTTCATCAAATTTTTCTTGTAAAGCCTTTAAGAATAATTTTTTTTCTGTATTCATTGGTTACCACCTAATTTACTTTGTAAATCTTTATCGAATACGTCTAATCCATATCCACCGAATGTTCTTGCGAAGTGAACATCTTCTACTACTTTAATAACTTCTGGGTCGTCTCTGAGACTTACGTTATCGTATCTGTAGATTGTGGTAATGTTTTTAAGTTCGTCTTCTGGTAATGGTTCTCCTACATCGATAGGTTCATCAAGTTCTACTCCTACTTGATCTTTTACGTAAACTACGTGATCTTTTTCTTCGTCGTATACGTATCTTTGTAATGCGTCGAACATTAAACCATTTTCGTCAAGTCTTAAGGAGTGTCCGTGTACTGTTGCTCCTCTTAATCCTGTTTTTGCTGTATCGAAGAATTCGGATTCGAGTAATTCTTTTGATACTTTTTCTAAGTCAGATTCTCTCATTTCGATAACTTGTCTTCCTGAGAGTGTACCTGTATCTACTCCTCTGTATCTTCTCATGTATGATCTTGCTCTGTCGTAAGGTTGAGCAGGAGCGTTGTACATTGAGTCAGCAAATTGGATGTATCTGATACGGATTCCTTTTTTAGCACCGTCGATTGGTTCTACGAAATCTTTCATATCGTCTTCTTCAAAGTCCATTTCGTCAAGAGGTGGGTGTACTGTTTTGTAACCTTCTCCTGGGTTTCTGTGACTTAAGAGTTTTACTATATCGTCATCTGCAATATTTCTAAGTTTTTTAAGTTCATAATCCTTGTTCATGTGTTTTTTACGGTTTTCTGCAATAACACTTTCACCAGGATAATATTGTACGTCATATGCCATTTACAATCACCTAATATATCTTATGGTTTCTGATGATTTTGTATTTGGATCAACTAATCCTATGAGTCTTGAATCAATTCTTCCTTCAAAACCTTTTCCATATTTCATGTAATCTGAAACTGTTGTTGTGGTTTTTGTAAATACTCCAGTTTTTACTGTGTATCCAAAGTTAAGAACTTCATCTAAAACTTCATTAGTTTTTTCCACAAAATCTTCAAGCTTATCTAATTGGACTGTTAATATGATCTCACCAACAGAAACTTGTAATGGTACGTCATTACCTTTAACATTGATAGTAGTTCTATCTGTATGATTTACAGGTGTTCCTTTTGCAGGACCCATAGTAACTACTGTGGGTAATTTTTCTCCATTTAGTAAAACTCGTAAAACTCCATCAAAGTCCATTAATTCATTAAGTATCTTCTCTGCTGTTTTTGGTTTTAATATTCTATCTGGAAATATTTTAACATCTGTTGCTTTGATAACATCTACTTCTTCTTGTTGATTTGCTTCTGTTGTCATACTAATTTCCTCCTAATTTAGATTTTATCTTTTACTTGACCTGCTCCTTCAGCCACATATTTAACTGGTTCTCTTAATTGGTCTACACTACCGTATACTTCTCCAACGAGTGCTGATGTTGATTCTACAGAGAACATCTGTGTTCCTGCATCTAATGACATAGCAGCTGCGTTACATGGTATTGCGTATCCTTTACTGTGTCTTGTTACTACGTGGTTACCGTTGAAAATACCAGGTCCTCCACCACCGTAAATACCGTGTGAGAAGAAACTCATACCTACACCTGTACCCATTACTTTACCGAAGTCTACACCAGGTAATCCTGATTCGTATTCTAAGATATCGTTAAAGTATAAGATTGAAGATGCTACACCTTGTGCTGCTCTTGCTGCACCTACGTTTACGATTGTTGATGCTACGAGACCTGATGCTGCGTATGCATTCCATAAAGCCCAGTCAACTGGTTCGTAAACTTTGTATCCGGATGCTAATGTTTCTTTTACTCTGATTACTCCATCATCTAATGCTCTGGAGATTGTTGCTTCAACTACGTCACCGAGTGTTGCTTTACCATTTTCTTTTACTAATTCATAAACCATATTGTTTGCGTTTAATCCTTGGTATGCTAATCCTAAAAGGTGGCTTCTTTCGAATGCACCGATAGCGTCACCCATTTCAAAGGTTGCACTTTGTTCGAGGATTGATGATAATGCTACTGCGTTGAGTGTGTTTTTCTTAGTAATTGCTACTACGTGGTTTACTCCAATGTTTCTTAAACTGTATCCTAAACCTTCAAGGTGAGTTGTTTGACCGAGTAATGTGGTTACTGCTCCACCTAATTTTACGTTATGAGGATATCCACCCATTGCTGCTGTTTTAATTTCAGAAGCATTGAATTTGTTTACATCGAAAGTATCGAGAATAGCTTGTACTAAAGCTGCTCCTGATGCTAATGGTGCTACTGAGTAGTCACCTGAAGTTGCTAATCTTACTGAAGGAACTTGTACTAATAACTGTTTTCCACCGTTTAATAGTTCAACATTTAAGTCGTCGTCTTCTTCAACTTTTAATATTTTTTCTATTTTTTCAGCAATAACAGCTGCGTTATCTACGATGTCTAATTCTAATTCTCTTCCAGGAACAAAATTAGCTTTTCCACCGTAAGCTCCGTTTGCTAAAGATTTTTCAATACCTGCTAAGTTAATAGCTACTGAACGCTTAATTTCTTGTATAATGTTTTTTATTGTTGGGTTAATTACAGGACTTACTGCTTCTAGAGGTACTTGTTCTTCTAAAAGTTTTCCGTCTACCCCATACAAATCTATTTTATCGTCATATGTTGGCATTTATATGTACACC
Coding sequences:
- a CDS encoding dihydroorotase family protein, whose amino-acid sequence is MGNIILKNCKMIDNEVVNIIVDDGKISSIKKTLKTSDTTTDNIIDIKENIIIPGLIDTHVHLRDPGLTHKETWTTGSQAAANGGYTTIVDMPNTIPKTDTYKAFKDKQENALKHSYTDFALNAGVKTKKDVDEILTLKPAAYKIFMDLHDNSQLDEMFSYIQDTNKPLLLHCEDKTLVDYNIKTLSADAKNDMKLTTYSYARSAMAEFIAVNRAIELAKKYNIQLHICHLSCRDTFELVNEAKSKINITVEATPHHLFLDNETYNTYGMRAKTNPPLRDKNHNITLTNLPDIDSIGTDHAPHTLEEKDKNTWTTASGIPGLEVTLKLLLTEVNNGNITLKDVVEKTSTNPAKIFNMKNKGEIKTGYDADFTIVDMKKSGKIDVDEFKTMGKYTPFENREYTGSNIMTINRGNIIADMQDVYKYDAKYIY
- the mcrA gene encoding coenzyme-B sulfoethylthiotransferase subunit alpha produces the protein MNTEKKLFLKALQEKFDEDPAEENTKFYCYGGWEQSARKKEFNEEAQKAINEKRGGLPFYNPDIGVPLGQRKLMAYQVSGTDTYVEGDDLHFCNNSAIQQLTDDIKRTIIVGMDTAHGVLEQRLGVEVTPETINEYLETINHALPGGAVVQEHMVEVDPGLVADSYAKIFSGDDELIDQIDSRFVIDINKQFPEEQAEMLKKYIGKKTYQVSRVPTLVVRACDGGTTSRWSAMQIGMSFISAYKLCAGEAAIADFSYAAKHADVISMASAMPARRARGPNEPGGVTFGAFSDMVQTSRVSEDPAEITLEVIGGAAPLYDQVWLGSYMSGGVGFTQYATAAYTDEILDDFIYYGKDYVETKYGGLAQTESSTDVVRDIASEVTLYGLEQYEIPAALEDHFGGSQRAAVLAAGAGCSVAFATGNSNAGLNGWYLSQLLHKEGHSRLGFYGYDLQDQCGSSNTLSIRSDEGLIHELRGPNYPNYAMNVGHQPEYAGIAQAPHAARGDAFALNPLIKVAFADEMLDFDWAHPRKCIAKGAVREFMPSGERDLINPAL
- the mcrG gene encoding coenzyme-B sulfoethylthiotransferase subunit gamma, which gives rise to MAYDVQYYPGESVIAENRKKHMNKDYELKKLRNIADDDIVKLLSHRNPGEGYKTVHPPLDEMDFEEDDMKDFVEPIDGAKKGIRIRYIQFADSMYNAPAQPYDRARSYMRRYRGVDTGTLSGRQVIEMRESDLEKVSKELLESEFFDTAKTGLRGATVHGHSLRLDENGLMFDALQRYVYDEEKDHVVYVKDQVGVELDEPIDVGEPLPEDELKNITTIYRYDNVSLRDDPEVIKVVEDVHFARTFGGYGLDVFDKDLQSKLGGNQ
- the mcrD gene encoding methyl-coenzyme M reductase operon protein D, giving the protein MTTEANQQEEVDVIKATDVKIFPDRILKPKTAEKILNELMDFDGVLRVLLNGEKLPTVVTMGPAKGTPVNHTDRTTINVKGNDVPLQVSVGEIILTVQLDKLEDFVEKTNEVLDEVLNFGYTVKTGVFTKTTTTVSDYMKYGKGFEGRIDSRLIGLVDPNTKSSETIRYIR
- the mcrB gene encoding coenzyme-B sulfoethylthiotransferase subunit beta, yielding MPTYDDKIDLYGVDGKLLEEQVPLEAVSPVINPTIKNIIQEIKRSVAINLAGIEKSLANGAYGGKANFVPGRELELDIVDNAAVIAEKIEKILKVEEDDDLNVELLNGGKQLLVQVPSVRLATSGDYSVAPLASGAALVQAILDTFDVNKFNASEIKTAAMGGYPHNVKLGGAVTTLLGQTTHLEGLGYSLRNIGVNHVVAITKKNTLNAVALSSILEQSATFEMGDAIGAFERSHLLGLAYQGLNANNMVYELVKENGKATLGDVVEATISRALDDGVIRVKETLASGYKVYEPVDWALWNAYAASGLVASTIVNVGAARAAQGVASSILYFNDILEYESGLPGVDFGKVMGTGVGMSFFSHGIYGGGGPGIFNGNHVVTRHSKGYAIPCNAAAMSLDAGTQMFSVESTSALVGEVYGSVDQLREPVKYVAEGAGQVKDKI